The window CGTCGCTATGTGCTTCGTAAAAACCGTGAAATTGTTGAGCAAATCAAAGCATTGATGACGGTAGTTGTGGATATTGCACGTGATCATACGACGACATTGCTTCCGGGGATGACCCATTTACAACATGCACAGCCGATTAACTTTGCATTCCATCTCCTTGCCTATGCCTCTATGTTTAAACGTGATTGTGAACGTTTTGAGAGTTCAGCGGAACGTAGTAACATCTCTCCTATCGGGTGTGCCGCATTGGCAGGTACTCCGCACAATATCAACCGTGAAATGACGGCTCAGTTGCTTGGATTCGACTCTGTAAGTATCAATTGTCTCGATACCGTGAGTGATCGTGATTTTGCTTTGGAAATTTTGTTTAATATTTCGACGCTCATGATGCATATTTCCCGTTTGGCGGAAGAGATTATCCTTTGGTCGAGCTATGAGTTCCGATTCGTTGAACTCTCCGATCAATACTCCACCGGAAGCTCTATCATGCCGCAAAAGAAAAATCCCGATGTACCGGAGCTTCTACGCGGTAAAACGGGTCGTGTTTTTGGTAATTTGATGGGTCTTTTAACGGTGATGAAAGGGTTGCCACTCGCCTATAATAAAGATACCCAAGAGGATAAAGAGGGGGTGTTTGACAGTATTGAAACGGCTGAAATCTCTCTTGAAATCTTGCGCGAAGCCCTTAAAACGATGACGATTAAACCTCAAAACATGGCTCGTGCTTGCAAGCTTGGGCATTTGAGTGCGACCGA of the Sulfuricurvum sp. genome contains:
- the argH gene encoding argininosuccinate lyase; amino-acid sequence: MEKMWSGRFTQDASTLLEKFNASIMFDQKLYREDIEGSIAHAQMLTHQGILNHEELSLIESGMAQVLNEIESGIFEWKIGDEDLHMAIEKRLTHIIGDAGKKLHTARSRNDQVALDFRRYVLRKNREIVEQIKALMTVVVDIARDHTTTLLPGMTHLQHAQPINFAFHLLAYASMFKRDCERFESSAERSNISPIGCAALAGTPHNINREMTAQLLGFDSVSINCLDTVSDRDFALEILFNISTLMMHISRLAEEIILWSSYEFRFVELSDQYSTGSSIMPQKKNPDVPELLRGKTGRVFGNLMGLLTVMKGLPLAYNKDTQEDKEGVFDSIETAEISLEILREALKTMTIKPQNMARACKLGHLSATDLADYLVEHCDVPFREAHHITGRAVARAEVLGIDLSDIAYSELHAIDSRIKEDVIPYLAIEHSMNARVSQGGTAEVRTLEQIIYFDHFLKDVKL